In Bacteroidota bacterium, the following proteins share a genomic window:
- a CDS encoding peptidylprolyl isomerase, whose amino-acid sequence MPIMTKMRDSMPVVLFALLILFVVMIVFEWGMDYLGIRSGRRDTVGVIDGKKITYQEFSDLVKRAAENQKRQSSQDPDDETMKQIRDQIWSSLVASTLVDKETQRTGITVSDQELVDWVKGDNPPPFLMQQFEDSTGKFNRAAYDQTINDPKNKDIMIQVETGLRQQRLSEKMQSLVFAAVRVTPEEVAERYENQNMKLEAQYAYYDPNRFFSDSAASVTDADLHKYYNENQDEFNAKATRRLKYVLFSDLPSSKDSQDVLVEANNIIQQTKAGIDFFDLQKSYAENPAPPAFFKHGQLSPEKEDAVFSAHVGDVIGPVKDYTGYHVMKVLEEKNGTDVYVRARHILLSTSGGEEAAMKLANELVARARNGEDFAALAKQYSTEPGAATTGGELGWFGKGRMVKPFEDAALKGRPGQIIGPVKTQFGIHVIKIEGRDSREVKIADIALPIKTSSQTKDDLFQKAQDFAYIAKDGKFEKDAEGFGLQVRETTPFQKGGVIPGLGLNESISKFAFEKDPGDISEAFQVNGGVAVFTISEVKKEGVRPFDDVKISLQPRVTRKKKMDMLKELVGKQRASLNESADLATLSAADPRVNVQSTGVFSPGGMIPTIGRDEAFLGTAVAIPVQRISQPVEGERGYYLIKVLSRTPFDTAAFNAQKNILAAQMLQEKKQRIVNSWLEKLKEKADIQDMRDTFYR is encoded by the coding sequence ATGCCAATAATGACCAAAATGCGCGACAGTATGCCGGTCGTTCTTTTCGCGCTTCTGATATTATTCGTTGTGATGATCGTGTTTGAGTGGGGAATGGATTATCTGGGCATCAGGTCCGGCCGTCGTGACACCGTCGGCGTCATCGACGGGAAGAAAATTACGTACCAGGAATTTTCTGATTTGGTGAAACGTGCTGCGGAGAATCAGAAAAGGCAATCGTCGCAGGATCCGGACGACGAAACGATGAAGCAAATCCGCGACCAGATCTGGAGCAGCCTGGTGGCGTCGACGCTCGTCGATAAAGAAACGCAGCGCACGGGCATCACCGTATCCGACCAGGAGCTTGTCGATTGGGTGAAGGGAGACAACCCGCCTCCGTTCTTGATGCAGCAATTCGAGGATTCCACGGGAAAGTTCAACCGGGCCGCCTATGACCAGACGATCAACGACCCCAAGAACAAGGATATCATGATCCAGGTAGAGACCGGCTTGCGCCAGCAGCGTCTCTCCGAAAAGATGCAAAGCCTCGTGTTTGCCGCCGTGCGCGTGACTCCGGAAGAAGTGGCAGAGCGGTACGAGAATCAGAACATGAAACTTGAGGCGCAGTACGCTTACTATGACCCGAACAGATTTTTCTCCGACAGCGCGGCATCGGTGACGGACGCGGACCTGCACAAATACTACAATGAAAACCAGGATGAATTCAACGCGAAGGCGACCCGCAGGCTGAAGTATGTTCTGTTCAGCGACCTGCCGTCCTCGAAAGATTCGCAGGATGTCCTCGTCGAAGCGAACAATATCATCCAGCAGACAAAAGCGGGGATCGACTTCTTCGACCTCCAGAAATCGTACGCAGAAAACCCTGCCCCCCCAGCGTTTTTCAAGCACGGACAGCTTTCACCCGAAAAAGAGGATGCGGTTTTTTCAGCGCACGTCGGCGACGTGATCGGCCCCGTAAAGGATTATACCGGCTACCATGTCATGAAAGTTCTTGAGGAAAAGAACGGAACCGATGTCTATGTGCGTGCGCGGCACATTCTCCTGAGCACCAGCGGCGGAGAGGAAGCGGCGATGAAGCTGGCAAACGAGCTTGTGGCTCGGGCGCGCAACGGGGAGGATTTTGCAGCGCTTGCCAAGCAATATTCGACTGAGCCCGGGGCTGCGACGACCGGCGGCGAGCTCGGCTGGTTCGGCAAAGGGAGAATGGTAAAGCCATTTGAGGATGCGGCGTTAAAAGGAAGACCGGGGCAGATCATCGGGCCGGTGAAAACACAATTCGGGATCCATGTCATTAAGATCGAGGGACGCGACAGCCGCGAAGTCAAAATCGCCGATATCGCGCTTCCGATCAAGACCAGTTCGCAGACGAAAGACGATCTTTTTCAAAAGGCGCAGGATTTTGCTTACATTGCGAAGGACGGAAAATTTGAGAAGGATGCAGAGGGATTCGGCCTACAGGTGCGCGAGACGACTCCGTTCCAAAAAGGAGGAGTCATTCCCGGTCTCGGTCTGAACGAGTCGATATCGAAGTTCGCGTTCGAGAAGGACCCAGGGGATATCAGCGAAGCCTTTCAGGTGAACGGCGGCGTGGCGGTATTCACGATCTCTGAAGTTAAAAAAGAGGGCGTTCGTCCGTTCGACGACGTGAAGATCTCGCTGCAGCCGCGCGTGACGCGGAAAAAGAAAATGGACATGCTTAAGGAGCTTGTGGGCAAGCAGCGCGCCTCGCTTAACGAATCTGCCGACCTTGCGACACTTTCCGCAGCCGACCCCCGCGTCAACGTTCAGTCGACGGGAGTATTCTCCCCCGGGGGCATGATCCCGACCATCGGCCGCGATGAGGCATTTCTCGGCACCGCCGTGGCGATTCCTGTACAGAGGATTTCCCAGCCGGTCGAAGGGGAACGTGGCTATTATCTCATAAAAGTTCTGAGCCGCACGCCTTTTGATACCGCTGCGTTCAATGCGCAAAAGAATATCCTTGCCGCGCAGATGCTGCAGGAAAAAAAGCAGCGCATCGTGAACTCGTGGCTTGAAAAGCTGAAGGAGAAAGCCGATATCCAGGATATGCGCGACACGTTTTACCGCTGA
- a CDS encoding chloride channel protein, whose translation MNHDDTKPEETERGPFNAGSTFSGVRSRLQFGSVRLLVLYNKIVPSENQRLFVLTIIIGIVCGFAAVAFHLSIKLLEGYLIDRALAAPFPSAAFWIIITPAAGALVCGIFLYAVAPGARGSGIPQVKVAYMLNEDRIPFRDVFGKFFIGALQIGAGSSLGREGPTVQICAGIASQLGRGAALSRQNLRRLLPVGAAAGIAAAFNAPIAAVTFTIEEIIGTLDQTVLSGVIVAAALAAVIERNVLGEHPVLEVLQVYGLHHASSLLLYALLGVLASGASILFTDSLLSLRRWFQQNTWLPAWSQPAVGGAVTGLLAVAALLWLHSGGINGSGYATLSFALAGKLTVKALLLLGTMKILATVFSYGSGGSGGIFAPALFIGSMAGGLMGYLDVSLFHHAPEEIGAFALVGMGAVFAGIIRAPITSVLIIIEMTGGYSLILPLMIANMITYALVRHWRPDSVYDALLAQDGIHLPHGGGSAVNGLDRLKVGAAMSAKNILSLRAGMTVEEAFELVAIYNFSAYPVLDSAGKYLGLVSESSLRQMLAEGNGGQELRAVVDAHADLHNDDTLARAVILMHKFDRRQLGVVEHTGTGLLVGMITMGDIIQAQARAALEADRSSSQIAGASDGKKI comes from the coding sequence TTGAATCACGACGATACAAAACCTGAGGAGACGGAAAGAGGTCCGTTCAATGCCGGTTCCACGTTCAGCGGTGTCCGCTCGCGCCTTCAATTCGGGAGCGTCAGGCTGCTTGTCCTCTACAACAAGATAGTTCCCTCCGAAAATCAACGTCTCTTTGTCCTGACCATTATCATCGGCATCGTCTGCGGTTTCGCCGCGGTAGCCTTCCATCTTTCGATCAAACTGCTTGAAGGATATCTGATCGATCGAGCGCTGGCGGCGCCGTTTCCTTCAGCGGCCTTCTGGATTATTATTACGCCAGCTGCCGGTGCATTGGTCTGCGGTATTTTCTTATATGCAGTAGCGCCGGGCGCACGGGGAAGCGGTATTCCTCAGGTGAAGGTTGCCTACATGCTGAATGAAGATCGCATACCATTCCGCGACGTCTTTGGGAAATTTTTCATCGGTGCGTTGCAGATCGGGGCTGGTTCGTCCCTGGGAAGGGAAGGGCCGACGGTCCAGATCTGCGCCGGCATCGCCAGCCAGCTCGGGCGCGGAGCGGCGTTATCGCGGCAAAACCTCCGCCGGCTGCTTCCGGTCGGAGCCGCCGCCGGCATTGCCGCGGCGTTCAACGCCCCGATCGCCGCGGTCACGTTTACCATAGAAGAAATTATCGGCACGCTGGATCAGACCGTGCTCTCCGGCGTCATCGTAGCGGCAGCTCTCGCTGCGGTCATTGAACGGAACGTTCTCGGCGAGCATCCGGTCCTTGAAGTTCTGCAGGTCTACGGGCTGCACCATGCGTCGTCGCTTCTTCTTTATGCGCTCCTTGGCGTTCTTGCGAGCGGAGCTTCGATCCTCTTCACCGACTCGCTGCTCAGTCTCAGGCGGTGGTTTCAGCAAAATACGTGGCTTCCGGCCTGGAGCCAGCCGGCGGTCGGCGGAGCGGTGACAGGATTGCTTGCCGTCGCAGCGTTGCTGTGGTTGCATTCGGGGGGAATAAACGGATCAGGATATGCGACCCTCTCGTTCGCTCTTGCGGGAAAACTGACCGTGAAAGCGCTCCTCCTCCTCGGCACGATGAAGATCCTCGCAACAGTCTTTTCCTACGGCAGTGGCGGTTCGGGAGGCATCTTCGCTCCGGCGCTGTTCATCGGAAGCATGGCCGGCGGCCTGATGGGTTATTTGGATGTGAGCCTCTTCCATCATGCGCCGGAGGAGATCGGAGCATTCGCGCTCGTCGGAATGGGGGCCGTCTTCGCAGGAATTATCAGGGCTCCGATCACATCGGTTCTCATCATCATAGAAATGACGGGGGGGTATTCGCTCATCCTGCCGTTGATGATCGCCAATATGATCACGTATGCTCTTGTCCGTCACTGGCGCCCGGACTCTGTCTACGACGCCCTCCTGGCTCAGGATGGAATCCATCTTCCGCATGGAGGAGGTTCGGCGGTCAATGGGCTTGACAGGTTGAAAGTGGGCGCCGCGATGAGCGCAAAAAATATTCTTTCGCTGAGAGCCGGAATGACCGTCGAAGAAGCGTTTGAGCTCGTTGCGATTTACAATTTTTCCGCTTACCCCGTGCTGGACAGCGCCGGAAAGTATCTCGGCCTGGTGAGCGAATCGTCGCTCCGCCAAATGCTTGCCGAGGGGAACGGGGGGCAGGAACTGCGCGCCGTCGTTGATGCCCATGCCGACCTCCACAACGATGACACTCTTGCACGGGCGGTTATTCTCATGCATAAATTCGACCGCAGGCAGCTCGGCGTTGTTGAGCACACCGGAACAGGCTTGCTTGTCGGCATGATCACGATGGGGGATATTATTCAGGCTCAGGCCCGCGCTGCGTTGGAAGCGGACCGCTCGTCCTCTCAAATAGCAGGCGCTTCGGATGGGAAGAAAATTTAA